A genomic region of Nostoc sp. UHCC 0702 contains the following coding sequences:
- a CDS encoding methyltransferase, producing MSFNSQVIDKPTSQDLPYVEANLNYLVPMAEKPVNYTYEPPSGTPRSNTAYETHKLPIYNGRSIREDILLDREGFAFTEHHTNVRNFYDEDEVRQVYYPEAEQLLKEVTGGTKVVIFDHTLRNAELSKPGENKIREPGKRVHNDFTAKSGYTRARWELAARGIDNDEIDVLLQQRFAIINVWRGIADTIQESPLALSDARSIAPQDLVAGDLVYRDRIGETYAITYNPEHKWYYFPQMQRNEVIFIKCFDSAEDGRARFSAHSAFDDPTSPVDAPARQSIELRTFVFYPA from the coding sequence ATAGTCAAGTTATAGATAAACCGACTTCTCAAGATTTGCCATACGTAGAGGCCAACCTCAATTACTTAGTCCCGATGGCGGAAAAACCTGTCAACTATACTTATGAACCACCATCAGGTACTCCCCGCTCCAATACTGCCTATGAAACACACAAACTGCCAATCTACAATGGTCGTTCTATAAGGGAGGATATCTTACTAGATCGAGAAGGATTCGCATTTACCGAGCATCATACCAATGTCCGCAACTTTTATGACGAAGACGAAGTACGTCAGGTTTACTACCCAGAAGCAGAGCAATTATTAAAAGAGGTTACAGGTGGAACTAAAGTAGTGATATTCGATCACACTCTGCGTAATGCTGAGTTAAGCAAGCCAGGTGAAAATAAAATTAGGGAACCTGGCAAACGCGTACACAATGACTTTACTGCTAAATCCGGGTATACACGGGCGCGCTGGGAGTTGGCAGCAAGAGGGATAGATAATGATGAGATTGACGTACTGTTACAACAACGATTTGCCATCATTAATGTTTGGCGGGGAATTGCTGATACAATTCAAGAGTCGCCATTAGCATTGAGTGATGCCAGAAGTATTGCACCACAAGACCTTGTAGCGGGTGATTTAGTGTACCGCGATCGCATCGGTGAAACTTACGCAATCACATACAATCCAGAACATAAATGGTATTACTTTCCGCAAATGCAGCGCAACGAAGTAATATTTATCAAATGTTTCGACTCCGCAGAAGATGGACGTGCGCGCTTTTCCGCCCACTCAGCATTTGACGATCCAACCAGCCCTGTAGATGCTCCTGCAAGACAAAGTATTGAGTTGCGAACATTCGTTTTTTATCCTGCGTAG
- a CDS encoding Mrp/NBP35 family ATP-binding protein — protein MSNHDSSFQHSEVNDLRQQEVVQLLKQVIEPTLKNDIVSLGMVRNLRIVDQYVYLRLYIGSHQHQLKAEIQSVLSSLSWCKKNYIQICTIPGVRTTLAVSSGKGGVGKSTTAVNIAAALRLQGAKIGLLDADVYGPNVPQMLGLGQAEIQVINTPTGDKFLPLEVQGIKIMSVGLLAEANRPLAWRGPVLHKIITQFLQDVEWGELDYLLIDLPPGTGDAQITIIQESPICGVILVTTPQQVAIADVRRNIYMFRQVGVPVLGIIENMSYLICGDCGSRTPIFGSGGGEQLAAELQAPLLGQIPIDPRICNGGDSGNPIAIDRTSFAGEVFTQIAAALNATFAYTANL, from the coding sequence ATGTCTAACCACGATTCCTCCTTTCAACACTCAGAAGTTAATGATCTGCGTCAGCAAGAAGTAGTCCAACTCCTCAAACAGGTTATTGAACCTACCTTAAAAAATGACATCGTTAGTTTGGGAATGGTGCGAAATCTCCGTATAGTGGATCAGTATGTTTACTTGCGTTTATATATTGGTTCCCATCAACATCAATTAAAGGCAGAAATTCAATCTGTATTATCATCTTTATCTTGGTGTAAAAAAAACTATATTCAAATTTGTACAATTCCTGGTGTGAGAACAACTTTAGCAGTTTCTAGTGGTAAAGGTGGCGTGGGTAAATCAACAACAGCCGTGAATATAGCCGCAGCTTTAAGATTACAAGGTGCAAAAATTGGGTTATTAGATGCTGATGTTTATGGCCCTAATGTTCCCCAAATGTTAGGTTTAGGACAAGCTGAAATTCAAGTGATTAATACTCCCACAGGTGATAAGTTTTTACCTCTAGAAGTTCAAGGAATAAAAATTATGTCAGTCGGTTTACTTGCAGAAGCAAATCGTCCTTTGGCATGGCGAGGCCCTGTGTTGCATAAAATTATCACGCAATTTTTGCAAGATGTAGAATGGGGCGAATTAGATTATTTATTAATAGATTTACCTCCCGGTACAGGTGATGCTCAAATCACAATTATCCAAGAAAGCCCAATTTGTGGAGTAATTCTGGTAACAACTCCTCAGCAAGTAGCGATCGCAGATGTACGACGTAATATCTATATGTTTCGCCAAGTGGGTGTGCCTGTGCTTGGCATCATTGAAAATATGAGTTATTTAATCTGCGGTGATTGTGGTTCCCGCACACCGATTTTTGGCAGTGGTGGCGGTGAACAACTGGCCGCAGAATTACAAGCGCCTCTGCTGGGACAAATTCCCATTGACCCCCGAATTTGTAACGGTGGTGATAGTGGAAATCCCATTGCAATAGATCGCACTTCTTTTGCAGGTGAAGTTTTTACACAAATTGCTGCTGCACTAAATGCTACTTTTGCCTACACAGCTAATCTCTAA